Proteins found in one Deinococcus cellulosilyticus NBRC 106333 = KACC 11606 genomic segment:
- a CDS encoding MFS transporter: MLRVPEDPARRTMFYSLLEGSSVQIFLNWTTGIVLTGFMLHLGARPSELALVASVPFLAQMISPFAAWWAGRLGKRKDLTLLTSILGRALWVLAALLPLLNVPEAFRPTFVVLLVAVSSALQAAAGTLWQAWMGDVIPEEERGKYMGFRTGLVGVIGMLGNLLAGWLLDRLPAPYNFQLVLLIGVGFALVAAFFLKQHHEPAGKVLRFKLLDTFVLPLKDQNFRRYLRFSAYWMVAVMLCSGFVFPYFLKVVKMSFTTLALWTALASIAAMILTPLWGAVADRWGNKPVLAIGTFVAGTLMPISWMLGGITGNMGFLWAAAIFDALAWGAINPALFNLVLASSPNHTRASYFAMFNLLTGFAGFLGGIVSGALMEWFPHIFGATNAYHALFILAGVLRACAWMLLRPITEARAHRTRDVLRYIGQHLIPVRKF; encoded by the coding sequence ATGCTGCGTGTGCCTGAAGATCCTGCCCGTCGGACCATGTTCTACTCCCTGCTTGAAGGCAGCTCTGTTCAAATTTTCCTCAACTGGACCACCGGAATTGTGCTGACCGGATTCATGCTGCACCTGGGGGCCAGACCCAGTGAACTCGCACTTGTGGCCAGTGTGCCTTTTCTGGCCCAGATGATCAGTCCTTTTGCAGCATGGTGGGCGGGCAGGCTCGGAAAACGCAAGGACCTGACCTTGCTGACCTCCATCCTTGGGCGTGCCTTGTGGGTTCTGGCAGCCCTGCTTCCCCTGCTCAATGTTCCAGAGGCCTTCAGGCCCACTTTTGTGGTCTTGCTGGTGGCAGTTTCCAGTGCCCTTCAGGCAGCAGCAGGAACCCTCTGGCAGGCCTGGATGGGAGATGTGATCCCAGAAGAAGAGCGGGGCAAATACATGGGCTTCAGGACCGGACTGGTCGGGGTGATCGGGATGCTGGGCAACCTGCTGGCCGGATGGTTGCTGGACCGCCTCCCTGCACCGTACAACTTTCAGCTGGTTTTGCTGATTGGGGTGGGTTTTGCCCTGGTGGCTGCATTTTTCCTCAAACAGCACCATGAGCCAGCAGGCAAAGTTCTGAGATTCAAGCTGCTGGACACTTTTGTTCTGCCTTTGAAGGATCAAAATTTCAGGCGTTACCTGCGCTTCTCTGCTTACTGGATGGTGGCGGTGATGCTGTGCTCGGGGTTCGTGTTCCCCTACTTCCTGAAGGTAGTCAAAATGAGCTTCACCACCCTGGCCCTGTGGACAGCCCTGGCGAGCATCGCCGCCATGATTCTCACCCCCCTGTGGGGCGCAGTGGCAGACCGTTGGGGCAACAAACCCGTTCTGGCCATCGGCACTTTTGTGGCCGGAACCCTGATGCCGATCAGCTGGATGCTCGGTGGGATCACCGGAAACATGGGTTTTCTGTGGGCTGCCGCCATCTTCGATGCCCTGGCCTGGGGGGCCATCAACCCGGCCCTGTTCAATCTGGTGCTTGCCAGCAGTCCGAACCACACCCGCGCCTCCTATTTCGCCATGTTCAACCTGCTGACCGGATTTGCAGGTTTCCTGGGGGGCATCGTCAGCGGTGCCCTGATGGAATGGTTCCCCCACATCTTCGGGGCCACAAATGCCTACCACGCCCTGTTCATTCTGGCAGGGGTATTGCGTGCCTGTGCCTGGATGCTGCTCAGACCCATCACCGAGGCCAGGGCCCACCGCACCCGCGACGTGCTCAGGTACATTGGTCAGCACCTGATTCCGGTGCGGAAGTTTTAA
- the ppk1 gene encoding polyphosphate kinase 1, which translates to MSVESHQAVEKLPRDAYLNRELAWLEFNERVRHEAMHPKNPPLERIKYSAICGSNLDEFFMVRVAGIHRQIAAHVRSHTPDGLTPHQNLDLVRKHMPEMMASIQKTLQTNLENLDRHGIQFVKYDELEDEVRAELKEYYLKEVHPVLTPLAVDPSHPFPYISNLSLNLAVILEEDEGIELARVKVPVGVLPRVVRISSGQYMFLEDIIAAHLSELFRGRTVVSSHVFRVTRNTDYEFEEEEAEDLLATIEDGLRRRRFGAVVRLEANPDIPERLLKELTERLRLSRQDVFLLSGPLGVADFMGLVGMLAPDHPHLTYIPYVASIPDLEGEEGIFCTLQQQDVLLHHPYESFDGVLQFIEAAARDPDVLAIKQTLYRTGGDRRLLRALTQAAEAGKQVVALVELKARFDEQRNITWARALERAGIHVVYGLPKLKTHAKVTLVVRREQGGLRRYVHIGTGNYNPRTAALYTDISYLTSDKSICIDASELFNRLTGYAEATYRKMLVAPERMRHDFYELIDREIEHAKAGQPAAIAAKMNSLTDPGMIQKLYQASQAGVQIRLIIRGVCCLKPGVPGLSDNIVVRSIIGRFLEHARIYAFHNGGASEVYIGSADWMTRNLNRRVEVVIPIGSQKHQRYLNNLIEAEWRDTRGSWQLFPDGKFEKVRGSKTVSSQRHFMLKHGALEEIED; encoded by the coding sequence ATGTCAGTGGAAAGTCATCAAGCCGTCGAAAAGCTGCCCAGAGACGCCTACCTGAACCGTGAACTGGCCTGGCTGGAGTTCAACGAACGGGTGCGCCACGAAGCCATGCATCCCAAGAATCCCCCTCTGGAACGCATCAAGTATTCTGCCATCTGTGGCAGCAACCTCGATGAATTCTTCATGGTGCGGGTGGCGGGCATTCACCGCCAGATTGCCGCACATGTGCGCAGCCACACCCCTGACGGCCTGACCCCCCACCAGAACCTGGACCTGGTCCGCAAACACATGCCAGAGATGATGGCCAGCATTCAGAAAACCCTGCAGACCAACCTGGAGAATCTGGACAGGCACGGCATCCAGTTTGTGAAATACGACGAACTGGAAGACGAGGTGCGGGCAGAACTGAAAGAGTATTACCTCAAGGAAGTCCACCCGGTGCTGACTCCACTGGCGGTGGACCCCAGCCACCCATTCCCGTACATTTCCAACCTCAGTCTGAACCTTGCCGTGATTCTGGAAGAAGACGAGGGAATCGAACTGGCCCGTGTGAAAGTGCCGGTGGGTGTGCTTCCCAGGGTGGTTCGGATTTCCAGCGGCCAGTACATGTTCCTGGAAGACATCATCGCGGCCCACCTTTCCGAACTTTTCCGGGGGCGCACGGTGGTCAGCAGCCATGTTTTCCGGGTCACCCGCAACACCGACTATGAATTTGAAGAAGAGGAAGCCGAAGACCTCCTGGCCACCATCGAAGACGGCCTGAGGCGCAGGCGTTTCGGGGCAGTGGTGCGTCTGGAAGCCAACCCTGACATTCCAGAGCGCCTGCTGAAAGAACTGACCGAGCGCCTGAGGCTCAGCAGGCAGGATGTCTTTCTGCTTTCTGGACCTCTGGGGGTTGCTGACTTCATGGGACTCGTGGGCATGCTGGCCCCGGACCACCCACACCTGACCTACATCCCTTATGTGGCGAGCATTCCAGATCTGGAAGGGGAAGAGGGCATCTTCTGCACCCTGCAACAACAGGATGTGCTGCTCCACCACCCTTATGAATCCTTTGATGGGGTCTTGCAGTTCATTGAGGCTGCAGCCAGAGACCCGGATGTTCTGGCCATCAAACAGACCCTGTACCGCACTGGAGGAGACCGCCGTCTGCTGCGTGCCCTCACCCAGGCGGCAGAAGCAGGGAAACAGGTGGTGGCCCTGGTCGAGCTCAAGGCCAGATTCGATGAACAGCGCAACATCACCTGGGCAAGAGCACTGGAACGGGCAGGCATCCACGTGGTATACGGTCTTCCCAAGCTCAAGACCCACGCCAAGGTCACCCTGGTGGTTCGGCGGGAACAGGGAGGACTGAGGCGCTACGTGCACATCGGGACCGGAAACTACAACCCCAGGACAGCTGCGCTGTACACAGACATCTCCTACCTGACCTCTGACAAGAGCATCTGCATTGACGCCAGCGAACTCTTCAACCGCCTGACCGGATACGCCGAAGCCACCTACCGCAAGATGCTGGTGGCTCCAGAACGCATGCGCCATGACTTCTATGAGCTGATTGACCGCGAAATCGAACATGCGAAAGCAGGGCAGCCTGCTGCCATTGCTGCCAAGATGAACAGCCTGACCGATCCGGGAATGATCCAGAAGCTCTATCAGGCCTCACAGGCAGGGGTGCAGATCCGCCTGATCATCCGTGGGGTCTGCTGCCTGAAGCCTGGCGTGCCAGGACTAAGCGACAACATCGTGGTGCGCTCCATCATCGGGCGTTTTCTGGAACATGCCCGCATTTACGCCTTCCACAATGGCGGAGCCAGTGAAGTGTACATTGGCAGTGCCGACTGGATGACCCGCAACCTCAACCGTCGGGTCGAGGTGGTCATCCCGATAGGCAGCCAGAAACACCAGCGTTACCTGAACAACCTCATTGAAGCAGAGTGGCGAGACACACGCGGAAGCTGGCAACTCTTTCCGGATGGCAAATTCGAGAAGGTGCGCGGCAGCAAGACCGTCAGTTCCCAGCGCCATTTCATGCTGAAACACGGGGCACTCGAAGAGATTGAGGATTGA
- a CDS encoding ABC transporter substrate-binding protein, with product MNLKPLLPTFLALFSGTVSAVNIKHEVGTTSVKPTPKRIVALGPHALDLLLSLGIQPVGYGEATQLGINNFGEPLKQIKYLGKWVTGTPVNVGDRFNPSLEVLMALKTDLIVGENFASAAYPQLERIAPTLLFKGTGRNDWKKTLPLLALAVGKQKEAAQTLNSYRKYVDQARTQLKPLVKNKKFLLVWNSGFAVNTTFTVFTADDYAGGVLEDLGMKVLSAGGPQKVLSLEGLAAIKADAVLVLAAGKSTPEAAREDWYGHPLLQSLPVSKQKQVYFFDYHPFARIRGPLAARLMVDQLQQALKTGCTVHC from the coding sequence ATGAATTTGAAACCTCTTCTCCCCACCTTTCTTGCCCTGTTCAGTGGAACAGTGTCAGCCGTGAACATCAAGCACGAGGTGGGAACCACCAGCGTCAAGCCCACTCCCAAACGCATTGTTGCCCTTGGCCCCCATGCCCTGGACCTGCTGCTGTCTCTGGGCATCCAGCCTGTGGGGTATGGAGAGGCAACACAGCTGGGGATCAACAACTTTGGCGAGCCCCTTAAACAGATCAAATATCTGGGCAAATGGGTCACGGGCACTCCAGTGAATGTTGGAGACCGCTTCAACCCCAGTCTGGAGGTGCTGATGGCACTCAAAACCGACCTGATCGTGGGAGAGAATTTTGCCAGTGCAGCCTACCCCCAGCTGGAACGCATTGCACCAACCCTGCTTTTCAAAGGCACTGGACGCAACGACTGGAAGAAAACCCTGCCCCTGCTTGCGCTCGCGGTGGGCAAACAAAAAGAGGCAGCGCAGACCCTCAACAGCTACCGAAAATATGTGGACCAGGCCAGAACCCAGCTGAAGCCACTGGTCAAAAACAAGAAGTTTCTGCTGGTCTGGAACAGTGGCTTTGCAGTGAACACCACGTTCACCGTCTTCACAGCCGATGATTACGCTGGCGGTGTCCTGGAGGACCTGGGAATGAAAGTGCTCTCTGCAGGCGGTCCTCAAAAGGTCCTCTCTCTGGAGGGCCTGGCGGCCATCAAAGCCGATGCAGTCCTGGTGCTTGCGGCTGGAAAGAGCACCCCAGAAGCTGCACGTGAGGACTGGTACGGTCATCCCCTGTTGCAATCCCTCCCTGTCAGCAAACAGAAACAGGTGTATTTCTTTGACTACCATCCCTTTGCAAGGATTCGAGGACCACTTGCTGCACGCCTGATGGTGGATCAGCTTCAGCAGGCCCTGAAAACAGGCTGCACCGTTCACTGTTGA
- a CDS encoding cupin domain-containing protein — protein MESTLLTCKVVRSDEQYRGKQGLDYQMGISTQSTGSQGLCMHLNTFPPGAKAKAHLHQEHETAIYMLKGEVGMWYGEGLKDHLVVRAGDYLYIPANMPHLPYNMSQTEEAVALLARTDPNEQESVTLLPDLDAVHL, from the coding sequence ATGGAAAGCACTTTACTGACCTGCAAAGTGGTCCGCTCCGATGAGCAGTACAGAGGCAAACAGGGCCTTGATTACCAGATGGGCATCTCCACGCAGAGCACAGGATCACAGGGCCTCTGCATGCACCTCAACACCTTTCCTCCGGGGGCAAAAGCAAAAGCCCACCTGCACCAGGAACATGAAACGGCCATCTACATGCTGAAAGGTGAAGTGGGCATGTGGTATGGAGAAGGCCTCAAAGACCACCTGGTGGTGCGTGCAGGAGACTACCTGTACATTCCAGCCAACATGCCCCACCTGCCCTACAACATGAGCCAGACCGAAGAAGCAGTGGCCCTTCTGGCCCGCACCGACCCCAACGAGCAGGAGAGCGTCACCCTCCTGCCTGACCTGGACGCTGTTCACCTCTGA
- the fabF gene encoding beta-ketoacyl-ACP synthase II, whose amino-acid sequence MKRVVMTGVGPVTPIGVGAEAFLEGQHSGKSGVGPLTYFDASVINSRIAGEVHLDFSRWIDPKEAKRMDRFVKMAMVGAALALEDAGLKEEDVAGEHAGSLIGSGIGGLESYQEAAVTFVTKGPNRISPFFIPTMIANMASGQVAMRYGLMGPSSTVVTACATGSGAIGDAFRIIQRGEADIMVTGGAEAAITGMSMGGFASMKALSTRNDEPQKASRPFTASRDGFVMGEGSGILILEELEHALKRGARIYAEVVGYGTSADAYHMTMPAPEGRGAALAMRRALKSAGVEPEQIGYVNAHGTSTPANDLAETQALKSVFGDHACKLAVSSTKSQTGHLLGAAGAVEAIACAQALKFGVLPPTINYEDPDPELDLDYIPNQAREQQVEYAMSNSFAFGGQNAVLVFKRYV is encoded by the coding sequence GTGAAACGAGTTGTGATGACAGGGGTGGGTCCAGTCACTCCCATTGGTGTGGGAGCCGAGGCTTTCCTGGAAGGACAGCACTCTGGCAAAAGTGGCGTGGGACCACTGACCTATTTTGATGCCAGCGTGATCAACAGCAGAATTGCTGGCGAGGTTCACCTGGACTTCTCCCGCTGGATTGATCCCAAAGAGGCCAAACGCATGGACCGCTTCGTCAAGATGGCGATGGTGGGTGCTGCACTGGCCCTGGAAGATGCAGGTCTGAAAGAAGAAGATGTGGCAGGCGAGCACGCTGGTTCCCTGATTGGCAGTGGCATTGGTGGCCTGGAGTCCTATCAGGAGGCAGCGGTGACCTTCGTCACCAAGGGTCCAAACCGGATTTCGCCTTTCTTCATTCCCACCATGATTGCCAACATGGCTTCCGGGCAGGTGGCCATGCGCTATGGCCTGATGGGTCCAAGCAGCACTGTGGTGACCGCCTGTGCCACGGGAAGTGGTGCCATTGGTGATGCTTTCCGCATCATTCAGCGTGGTGAGGCAGACATCATGGTGACAGGAGGAGCAGAAGCTGCCATCACTGGAATGTCCATGGGCGGATTTGCCAGCATGAAGGCCCTGTCCACCCGCAACGATGAGCCCCAGAAGGCAAGCCGTCCTTTTACCGCCTCCAGAGATGGATTCGTCATGGGGGAAGGCTCAGGCATCCTGATTCTGGAAGAACTGGAGCATGCCCTGAAGCGCGGTGCACGCATCTATGCAGAGGTTGTGGGCTACGGCACCAGTGCTGATGCCTACCACATGACCATGCCTGCTCCTGAGGGCCGTGGTGCAGCTCTGGCCATGCGCCGTGCCCTGAAAAGTGCCGGTGTGGAACCCGAGCAGATCGGGTATGTGAATGCCCACGGGACCTCCACCCCCGCCAACGATCTGGCAGAAACGCAGGCCCTCAAGTCTGTGTTTGGAGATCATGCCTGCAAGCTTGCCGTGAGCAGCACCAAATCCCAGACTGGACACCTGCTGGGGGCCGCAGGGGCCGTGGAAGCCATTGCCTGTGCCCAGGCCCTCAAATTTGGAGTGCTTCCCCCCACCATCAATTACGAGGACCCTGATCCCGAGCTGGATCTGGATTACATCCCCAACCAGGCCCGGGAGCAGCAGGTGGAGTACGCCATGTCCAACTCCTTTGCGTTTGGTGGACAGAATGCAGTGCTGGTTTTCAAACGTTACGTTTGA
- a CDS encoding mechanosensitive ion channel family protein → MWDFLQPSMIIALVLRLAVLYGMWLMGSKALRFAEVYAERAVGAQDLRLFRFIRLGWLVAIIYMAVVVGIYTLRMEHLAAFYQQGNEVVAWFTQVIGRIVAVILLSYIALKVVNQLAERIVPGNEFSRRTVRVRTLTGVLRSTATVIIVILAFVMVLDNLGIRSSALLASVSVLGLAVSFGAQALIKDIFTGFFILLEDQYGVDDSIIVNNNPNLSGGVEKLNLRVTHLRALDGTVHIIPNGQIQTVSVQSKEWSRFVANVSVGYDADLDRAIEVIKKVAGELYEEAEWKDHFLEAPEVQGITALNMDSVNIRALFKVLPKSQWALGREFNRRIKRAMDEAQIMIPASRKTVNWGGEPLVVEFKQAPASEAPADLKKRPETGQDTDKNS, encoded by the coding sequence ATGTGGGATTTTTTGCAACCTTCAATGATCATTGCACTGGTGCTCAGACTTGCTGTGCTTTACGGCATGTGGCTGATGGGCTCAAAAGCACTCAGGTTTGCGGAAGTGTACGCTGAGCGGGCAGTCGGGGCACAGGACCTTCGACTGTTCCGTTTCATTCGACTGGGCTGGCTTGTTGCCATCATCTACATGGCTGTGGTGGTGGGCATTTATACGCTCAGGATGGAGCATCTTGCTGCGTTTTACCAGCAGGGCAATGAAGTGGTGGCCTGGTTCACCCAGGTGATTGGTCGCATTGTTGCAGTGATCCTCCTGAGTTACATTGCTCTGAAAGTTGTGAATCAGCTTGCAGAGCGCATCGTTCCTGGCAATGAATTCAGCCGCAGAACGGTGCGTGTTCGAACACTGACCGGGGTTTTGCGCAGCACGGCAACAGTGATCATCGTGATTCTGGCTTTTGTGATGGTGCTCGACAACCTGGGCATCCGTTCCAGTGCCCTGTTGGCTTCGGTATCGGTGCTGGGTCTGGCGGTGTCCTTCGGGGCACAGGCCCTGATCAAGGACATCTTCACCGGGTTTTTCATCCTGCTCGAAGACCAGTATGGGGTGGATGATTCCATCATCGTGAACAACAACCCCAACCTGTCTGGCGGTGTGGAGAAGCTGAATTTGCGGGTGACCCACCTGCGTGCGCTGGATGGCACGGTGCACATCATTCCCAACGGCCAGATCCAGACCGTGAGCGTGCAGTCCAAAGAGTGGAGCCGTTTTGTGGCCAACGTCAGTGTGGGCTACGACGCAGATCTTGACAGGGCCATTGAGGTCATCAAGAAAGTCGCCGGGGAACTCTATGAGGAAGCCGAGTGGAAAGATCACTTTCTGGAAGCGCCAGAAGTGCAGGGGATCACCGCCCTCAACATGGATTCGGTGAACATCCGCGCCCTTTTCAAGGTGCTTCCCAAATCCCAGTGGGCACTGGGCCGTGAGTTCAACCGCCGCATCAAGCGGGCCATGGACGAGGCGCAGATCATGATTCCTGCCTCCAGGAAGACCGTCAACTGGGGAGGGGAACCTCTGGTGGTCGAGTTCAAGCAGGCCCCAGCTTCAGAAGCTCCAGCAGACCTGAAAAAACGCCCAGAGACCGGACAGGATACAGACAAGAACAGCTAG
- the plsX gene encoding phosphate acyltransferase PlsX, whose amino-acid sequence METLPIALDAMGSDFGPGVVVAGAVEAAQLGIPVLLVGDEAQVQAELKKYPQNPNVQVHHTADFITMDEHASDVRRRPEASINVCTRLVKEGKAGAAVSMGHSGATMASALFTLGRIKGVDRPAIMAYMPSQKGFCALLDVGANADIKAPYLQQWAVLASAYYQAVHNRPRPSVGLLSIGEEEHKGSALVLEAHPLLKQTPEINFYGNVEGKDIFKGTTDIIVTDGFTGNVVLKTAEGEAKVLMGWIKEALMSTLVSKIGAMLARPALRKIADRVDPSEYGASVLLGVQGLVFIGHGSGDVKAVKNAVRVAHEAYQKDVLGRLKSFSSPASG is encoded by the coding sequence ATGGAGACCTTACCAATTGCGCTAGATGCCATGGGCAGTGACTTCGGACCCGGTGTGGTGGTGGCCGGGGCCGTTGAGGCCGCCCAGCTTGGAATACCTGTTCTGCTGGTGGGCGATGAAGCCCAGGTGCAGGCAGAACTGAAGAAGTACCCCCAGAACCCGAACGTTCAGGTTCACCACACGGCGGATTTCATCACCATGGATGAGCATGCCTCGGATGTGCGGCGCAGACCTGAAGCCAGCATCAACGTGTGCACCCGCCTGGTGAAAGAAGGCAAAGCCGGAGCTGCAGTGTCGATGGGGCACAGTGGGGCCACCATGGCCAGTGCGCTCTTTACCCTGGGCCGCATCAAAGGGGTGGACCGTCCAGCCATCATGGCCTACATGCCCTCCCAGAAGGGCTTTTGTGCCCTGTTGGATGTGGGTGCAAATGCGGACATCAAAGCGCCCTATCTGCAGCAGTGGGCTGTGCTGGCCTCGGCCTATTATCAGGCGGTGCACAACAGACCCAGACCCAGCGTTGGGCTGCTGTCCATTGGAGAAGAGGAACACAAGGGCAGTGCCCTGGTGCTCGAAGCCCATCCCCTGCTGAAACAGACCCCGGAGATCAACTTCTACGGCAATGTGGAAGGCAAGGACATCTTCAAGGGCACCACAGACATCATCGTGACCGATGGTTTCACGGGCAATGTCGTCCTCAAGACTGCCGAGGGCGAGGCAAAAGTACTGATGGGCTGGATCAAGGAGGCCCTGATGAGCACGCTTGTGTCCAAAATTGGGGCCATGCTGGCCCGACCTGCCCTCAGGAAAATTGCAGACCGTGTGGACCCCAGTGAATATGGGGCCAGTGTGCTGCTGGGCGTGCAGGGCCTGGTGTTCATCGGGCACGGCAGTGGGGATGTCAAAGCGGTTAAGAATGCTGTGCGGGTGGCCCATGAAGCCTACCAGAAGGATGTGCTGGGCAGGCTTAAATCTTTTTCAAGTCCTGCAAGTGGGTGA
- a CDS encoding LabA-like NYN domain-containing protein, translated as MERVALFIDGANVYAAAKRLGWNFDHRKILEYFAEKGRLYNAFYYTAVPYPMDDKQKRFIDALTYMGYTVRTKPLREITDSETGETHRRANLDIEIVTDLLATTDLYDTAILLTGDGDFERPCEVLRFKGKRVIVASIPEMTSYELRNAADEYIDLKDIRTSVERPGYRLPSEMRTETKPYYMPSSDSDDSEEF; from the coding sequence ATGGAACGAGTGGCTCTGTTCATCGACGGCGCGAACGTGTACGCCGCTGCAAAACGTTTGGGTTGGAATTTCGATCATCGCAAGATATTGGAGTATTTTGCGGAAAAAGGTCGTCTTTACAATGCCTTCTACTACACCGCTGTGCCCTACCCCATGGACGACAAGCAGAAGCGTTTCATCGACGCCCTGACCTACATGGGATACACCGTGCGCACCAAACCCCTGCGTGAAATCACCGACAGCGAAACCGGTGAAACCCACCGCCGGGCCAACCTCGACATCGAGATTGTCACCGACCTGCTGGCGACCACCGACCTCTACGACACCGCCATCCTGCTCACCGGAGACGGCGACTTCGAGCGTCCCTGTGAAGTGCTGCGCTTCAAAGGCAAGCGCGTGATTGTGGCCAGCATCCCCGAGATGACCAGCTACGAACTGCGCAATGCTGCAGACGAATACATCGACCTCAAAGACATCCGCACCTCTGTGGAACGTCCCGGTTACCGCCTCCCCAGCGAAATGCGCACCGAAACCAAGCCCTACTACATGCCCTCGAGCGACTCTGACGATTCCGAAGAGTTCTGA
- a CDS encoding DUF309 domain-containing protein, whose translation MQERLKKGILLFNARQYWEAHEAWEELWMQATGDDRKALSVLILFAAAMHKRWVHGSLTHRNFHKAQRHLNEIPCLFEGINLCSLKETVWQALSDPEVTPEIPLD comes from the coding sequence ATGCAAGAAAGGCTGAAAAAAGGCATCCTGCTGTTCAACGCCCGCCAGTACTGGGAGGCGCACGAGGCCTGGGAAGAACTCTGGATGCAGGCCACTGGAGATGACCGAAAAGCCCTTTCTGTGCTGATCCTCTTTGCTGCAGCAATGCACAAACGCTGGGTGCACGGCAGTTTGACGCACCGCAACTTTCATAAAGCCCAGCGTCATCTGAATGAAATCCCCTGTCTTTTTGAGGGAATCAACCTGTGTTCGCTTAAGGAAACAGTGTGGCAGGCCTTGAGCGATCCTGAAGTGACACCTGAAATTCCGCTGGATTGA
- the trxA gene encoding thioredoxin, with amino-acid sequence MGKAQEITDQNFDSTIQEGLTLVDFWAPWCGPCRMVAPVIEELAGDYEGQVKVTKLNVDDNQATAMKFRVMSIPTVILFKDGQPVEVTVGARGKPHFKQVIEKHLDTVKN; translated from the coding sequence ATGGGCAAGGCACAAGAAATCACCGACCAAAATTTTGACAGCACCATTCAGGAAGGGCTCACCCTCGTGGACTTCTGGGCTCCCTGGTGCGGACCCTGCCGCATGGTTGCTCCTGTGATCGAAGAACTCGCTGGCGATTACGAAGGCCAGGTCAAAGTCACCAAACTGAACGTGGACGACAACCAGGCCACCGCCATGAAATTCCGCGTCATGAGCATCCCCACCGTGATCCTCTTCAAAGACGGCCAACCCGTCGAAGTGACCGTTGGCGCACGGGGCAAACCCCACTTCAAGCAGGTCATTGAGAAACACCTTGATACTGTCAAGAACTGA
- a CDS encoding RBBP9/YdeN family alpha/beta hydrolase, producing MTRVLTLPGWGSSGPEHWQTLWEKMHGFQRIEQDNWERPDLRNWTSRLDEVIGQSEEPTVILAHSLGCQAMAHWGCCVINHPVVAVLMVAPPDLARKDTPEEVKSFTPMHLEPLPFRAVVVASTDDPYATIERSQEMAQAWGAAFINVGSKGHINSASGLGLWDEGYAIYQHLLEIVQVK from the coding sequence ATGACCCGAGTGTTGACCCTCCCCGGATGGGGATCAAGCGGCCCTGAACACTGGCAGACCCTGTGGGAAAAAATGCATGGATTTCAGCGCATCGAACAGGACAACTGGGAGCGGCCTGACCTGCGCAATTGGACCTCCCGTCTGGATGAGGTGATTGGCCAGTCGGAAGAGCCCACGGTGATCCTTGCCCACAGTCTGGGCTGTCAGGCCATGGCCCACTGGGGATGCTGCGTGATCAACCATCCTGTGGTTGCCGTCCTGATGGTGGCTCCACCCGATCTGGCCCGGAAGGACACGCCGGAAGAGGTGAAGTCCTTCACTCCAATGCATCTGGAGCCCTTGCCGTTCAGGGCAGTGGTCGTGGCCAGCACCGATGATCCTTATGCCACCATTGAACGCTCACAGGAGATGGCACAGGCCTGGGGTGCAGCTTTCATCAATGTGGGTTCAAAGGGACACATCAACAGCGCCTCAGGTCTGGGGTTGTGGGATGAGGGGTATGCCATTTACCAGCATCTTCTGGAAATTGTTCAGGTGAAATGA